The segment GTGAATGTAGACCAGAGTGTCTTACAGCCTAATAACAAAAACCAAATAGTTTTTGTTGTGAACAAGTTGATTTCTCCTCACACAGAGAGGAATTCTGAACACTTAGCCATTCTGTGAAACAATTGCTTCAGCTCTTTGGATTTGGTGACATAGGTGTAGGGATAGTTTGCAGCCATGAGTTGTGAGTGACCATGTCTTCTTGCAATCCTGAGTTAAGTATCTgtgttctttgaaaaaaactTTGGCCTGAGATATGACTGAAATTCCAGTAAAAAGTTTTAGGTATTTATTAAATCAGAGACTAAAACTCAagtctttccttcctttttagtTGCAAACTGGTCAGTTCAATCAGTCTTTCTTCTGGATCCCCTCAAtatgtaattcttttttttacagtttattGCAAATTATACTGCTGCTTCGGCAGAAGGAATGaggcatttctctttgaaatatcCTGTAACATAATGGTGGGTTTGCTTCAGTTTCTGTAACTGGTCCCACTGAAATGGAAGGTCTTTGCTATGACTGCATGATGTAGTGTGGAAGCATATGAAGCACCACCTTACTGCAGTGGAGAAGCTAAAGCTTCTTATGTCCtcctactgaaaaaaaacatttgtcagGGAACAAGCACTAATTAAAGCTCTGTGTATCTCCTCTGCTCAGTTAAGTCCTAAGAGGCCCAGATTATTTCAAATTCTGCGTGTATCTCACAGATGTGAGAGTCACTGATGCTAGTGGTGAAGTGAAGCGCTCCAGGTCCAAGAGAACGACTTTACACAGATTGAGCCACAATGTTCTTACAGTTTTATATCATTCCACACCCTCATAGTTTGTCTAACCAAGGCATGTGCTTGTATGTGTGTACAGAACAAATATCCATGTTTCAATTTCATTAGTTCTTTCTGATGAGGATAGCTCTGTATCCTGTTCCCACACCATACCCAATTTGTGCAAGCAAAAAGTTCAGCATCAGTAATACTCAAAGTGCTACTTCTACTCTGTCTGATTTTCAGGCATTCTAAGATTGAGGACTGTACCTCAAAAATGATATATAATAACCTTGATTTTTCTGACCTTGATGCGTTTTCTGTGCATTCAGAATATCCAGTGACTGTATATGGGGAACATTATGTCTTCTCAGTTAGAACTGTAATTTTGAAGACCTTTCCATTTATAAGAAGTCTGGTCTATTTTTACCCTTTcccttgttctttctttcccttcatctCTAGTGAGTGCACACAGATACTATGGCTCTCCACAGCAGAGTGAAGTCTGGGAATCTCCTTCATTAGTCTGAGGAGAGAAATTCTGAACCAATTCAAGCATTTTCAGAGTGACTAATAAATATGCAAGATTCCTATCAGAAGAAAATTAGTTGTTATCATCATGTTTGTACCTTCTGTGCATGTGATTTTCCTGTATACTTCCTGAAGGGGAAAATGGTCATTTTAACTTgtatttcatttatcttttctaTAGGAGTGAAAATGGAAGAATTTCTCCCTCCTGGTGCTAGCCTGAAATGCACAGTTTGTACTTACACTGCAGACTCGGTGATTAACTTTCATCAGCACCTGTTCTCGCATCTTACTCAAGCTGCCTTTAGATGCAATCACTGCCATTTTGGCTTCCAAACTCAGAGGGAGCTACTGCAGCACCAAGAGTTACATGTCTCTGGCAACAAAATTCAGAGAGAAAGTGACATTGAACACTCTCCAAGTGGAAATGAAGAAGGTTTACAGCCAGCAACGGACCTGTTAAGCAGAAATGACGTTCCCCAGGGACAAAAGACCATGCAGACTAAAGATGCAAGTTCTGATACAGAACTtgataaatgtgaaaaaaaggGTCCACTCTTTCTTCCAAACCAGAGGCCAGAAACACAACCTGCAACAAATAAGCAAAGTTTTTCATacactaaaataaaatctgaaccATCTAGTCCAAGACTTGCCTCATCGCCAGTTCAGCCTAATATTGGGCCTTCTTTCCCAATGGgaccttttctttctcaatttGCTTTTCCCCAGGACATCACTGTGGTTCCTCAGGCTTCAGAGATATTAGCCAAAATGTCTGAACTGGTCCACCGACGGCTGAGGCATGGAAGCAGCAACTATCCTCCAGTAATTTACAGTCCTCTGATGCCAAAAGGGGCTACGTGTTTTGAGTGTAACATAACATTCAATAATTTGGACAACTACTTGGTACACAAAAAGCATTACTGCAGTAGTCGATGGCAGCAGATGGCAAAGTCACCAGATTTTTCCAGTGTTCCAGAGAAAATGCCAGAAGCTGTAAGTCCCAGTAATGGTCAGAGCTCTATAAGCATCCTGAATACAGCTCCTCACGCATCAGATCCAGAGAATCAGCTTCTGCAGACATCTTGCATAAACTCTTCAAATGTTTTAGATTTGATTGGGCCAAACAATAAAGGTCATGACAAAGACTTTACAGCACAAACTAAGAAGCTATCAGCTGCAAGCAATGGCGATGAGAAGATAAATGGAAAACCTTCAGATGTGAAGAATCCCACTAATCCTTTAGTAGAAGGGGAAAGTGATCCTAATAAGACTACATGTGAGGCATGTAATATTACTTTCAGCAGACATGAAACGTACATGGTCCACAAGCAGTATTACTGTGCTACTCGCCACGATCCCCCACTGAAGAGGTCTGCTTCCAACAAAGTGCCTGCCATGCAGAGGACAATGCGTACACGGAAGCGGAGGAAGATGTATGAGATGTGTCTACCAGAGCAAGAGCAAAGGCCACCACTAGTTCAACAGAGATTTCTAGAAGTGACTAATCTTGGCAATCCTTGTACATCTACTCAAGAGTCAACAGAGAGCCTTGGAGAATGTTACCATCCACGATGTGATATTTTTCCAGGAATAGTGTCAAAACATCTGGAAACATCACTGTCTATTAACAAGTGTGTTCCAGTTTCAAAGGGTGATACCCCCCACTCTACTGTATCTTGCTTGGAGATGGATGTGCCAATAGATCTCAGTAAAAAATGCTTACCCCAGTCAGAGAGGACATCCACCTCTCCCAAGAGGCTGCTGGACTACCATGAGTGCACAGTATGCAAGATAAGTTTTAACAAGGTAGAGAACTACTTGGCTCATAAGCAGAATTTTTGCCCTGTCACTGCCCATCAGCGTAATGACCTGGGACAGCTTGACAGTAAGGTGTTTCAAAACccagaaagtgaaagaaacagcCCAGATGTCAGTTATGAAAGAGGCATAATCAAATgtgagaaaaatggaaactCAAAACAACCCTCTCCTAATGGAAACTTATTTTCCACACACTTAGCAACACTTCAAGGACTAAAAGTCTTTAGTGAAGCAGCCCAGCTTATTgctacaaaagaagaaaacaaacatttgtttcttccaCAATGCCTTTACCCTGGAGCAATAAAGAAAGCTAAAGGAGCAGATCAGCTTTCTCCATATTATGGAATAAAGCCAAGCGATTACATTTCTGGTTCTCTCATCATTCATAATACTGATTTAGATCAAAGCACAAATACAGAAAGTGAATCTCCTAAAGGTCAGGCTCCTTCaaatggctgtgctgtgcagaagaaagagTCTCTTCCGCTATTGCCAAAAAACAGAGGCATGGTAATAGTTAATGGGGGACTGAAACAGGAGGAAAGACCTGCAGCAAACCCACAACAGGAGAACATTTCCCAGAATCCTTCCCACGAAGATGGGCACAAGTCTCCTTCTTGGATCTCCGAGAATCCCTtaactgcaaatgaaaatgtctctccagcagttcctaCAGCAGAAGAACAGTTATCTAGTATAGCTAAAGGAGTGAATGGGTCTAGCCAGGCCCCAAGCAGTGGAAAGTATTGCCGACTGTGTGACATCCAGTTCAACAATCTTTCAAACTTTATAACTCATAAGAAGTTTTATTGCTCGTCACATGCAGCAGAACATGTCAAATGAAACAATTGGTCACCTTTGGTACCTGTGTTTAGCATATTGTTCCATACAGTCTAAAGAAAGCTGTTTGAATTACATCTGGACAATCAGGAGATTTCACTATTGCTGAGTTGAAGACTTAAAGGTGTAATTTCATTACAGTCCATTAGTAAAGTGTATTATTGGTgccattttcaaaaatatttatttattttaccagCAGTATTCATAGCTGTagttatgttattttttatttaaaaactttaTATTAAAGTCATTTGTAATGTTATTGTATAGTTATCGTGTAGCACATATGGTTTGCACTGTATAgtagattttaaagaaaatagtcacaaacaatacagaaaagcattttagaaataGCTTCAAAAGCACTTGTgtatcctgattttttttcttatatgctGTTgcagatatatatgtatatgctaAAATATAACTTGCAAAGAAGTTTCAACTATGCTGTAAAGTTCGCCttaaaatttcaattttttgAACAATTGGGCTCAGTTTGCACTTTATATTTTAGCAGATACAGTACCTTAGTCATTAGGCTTTGCATTTGTATGTAGCAGTATGTTTCTGTCCACTTTCTTAATCTGAAACGTACGTTAAATGAAGATGGCAATTCTTTTCTTGTATAGTACTTGTATTTTCTTTCGCTGATGCATCTCTGTCTCAATTTTTAAACCTTTGCTGTTAAATGCAATACTTTATAAAGAATGAACAAAATTACTGGAAGCAGTATTGTAAGTAATGAGGTCATATCAAtcagttttatcttttgaaAGGCACAGTCTAAAACAAAACCCTAAACTCAATGCTGCAATTATGAATCTAATTCATATAtaagatatatttaaatataagaGTAGCAATACTGCAACTGGTGATCACAAAGATAATGTTCTACTTCTGatagaaataatttctcaaCAAATGTTGTTACTATGCATGTATATGGATGGAATAAAATTCCAGATCATTGGAGATGTTTGGCagtaatttctttaaatttgggggtttttttttgttttgttttgttttaaggagGATTCAGATCTCACAAACTGTAAATAATCTCTTAGAAAGAGACTAACATTGTCCCATTTTCAATGGAAGTAAAgtgttcaaagagaaaatgagtacGAAGGATGCTTCCACTTTGAGTGAGTCCTTGTTAACAGGTCACTAACACAACCAAAGCTAAGGCAACCTAGTGAACTAAAATTTAAAATGGGAAGGTCTGAAACCAAGAAGGCTGTTCCTTTTATTGTAAATAAGGACAGTGCATTTCCCCAGCAGTAGTTCCATATGTCAAAAACAGTGAAACCACAATAACTGTGGTACAATCCTTTAGGTTTTCAGTAGTCattaaggaaaagaatgaataacATTTACTTATACTGAACAGCAGTTTTCTCCACTACTTCAATACATACATTACTATTCAATAATCTATATTAAAATCTGAACAAATACACAATTAGAACCATTCATTTGCAGTTGTTTAGTTTTCtatacattattttcattttaaaaaaaattatataagTGTGTTATTGATGCATTTTTTATCCTATGACTTTGAAAGCAAAACCATAAACTGAATATGTCACATAAACAGTTGTAGTTAATTTAGTTCCTGCATGAACCTAAGAAACAATGCAGAATCAAAAACGTGAAAGGATGATGTTTCAACTAAGCATCTGGAATCTAGCATAAAGAGCTGTTATACCATCAGCATACAGCAACCCTGCCCCTGTATACTTTGAAACTGAATTTGTCCTTTTGTATTTACAAGTGTGAGTAAACCAGTACATgttgattttatgattttacgTGGTCCAgcagcaaaaatacaaaaaaacacTGTTATTTGCACCTCTGATGATTAACTGGGCTTCAAATATAGAACACACATGCTTAAAATTGTGCCAGTTCTCATTTTCAACAAAGGTAAGTGTATACATTAATTTCAGTAGGACCAAAATTTCATcctataataaatattttggataAATCTTACTAAGGGTGAAATGTGTTATAAACTCAAGCAGAGTAAAATAGGCCAATCATTCACAATTATCAATCAAACATTTATTAGAAAATATCACACCAGTATATCTAAGACCTCACAGTATTTAAGATAGATGGTATATTTTGACCTTTTTTGCTGGCaagcattattttcaaatcTTCATCATACAAAATTGGTTTAAAGAACTAAATGATTACATACAGATACATCTGCATTAAGCTGATTCTAAAAGATACATATGTATAGACAAAGCTTTTAGATTCAGTTGGTCTGAAAGCCATGGGTGGTATAATTTACAATTGCTAAGCTCTAGGATTTGTCTACACCATGAGAAAGTCAATGAGAATTTTCAGGGTTGAAGGGAGTACCCAGCCGAAAAGTGGTGCCAAAAGGCAAAAGCATTACCACGAATGTTTCTGATCAGGAAATGTTGAAAGTACCTGATTCGTTGTAGAAATAACTTAAAGCAAGTCATGCTGTATTATATTCTTCCCCCTTACAAGTCCAATTGCTCTCACAACACAGAGTATACCTGGTTTTTCTCTTCACAACTATTTGGTTGAATGGTCCcatttttaaaagctcaaaACAAGTACAGTCTGTTCATCTGCAAGTATGGTGTTACTGAATTTTGCACAcattttacacatttttctcatttcactgGAGCATCCAACAGCTCTGACACATGCTAAATCCCAAAGTTATATCATCACACTCTCTGAAAGTAAAACCTTACATTACTTGCCAGACATTAACTGTGAATAACACAGAGCTGATACGAACAAATTCAGGATTCCTTAAACACCGTGGTGATAATTTCTTGGTACAGGTATTAAGGGAGCTGACTAGGAAAAGTTCCTTCCTAGGTTTGCTGCTTGTGAACAGAAAGGGTCTCATGGGAGAAGTGGCAGTTGGTGGTCATCCTGGTCATGGCAACTGTAAAGCAGTCAAGTACAAAATCTTTGATGATAGGAGGAAAATTGCCACCAGAACTTCAGCCATGAATATGGAGAGAGCAGacttcaggctgctcagggaactAGTTAGCAAGGTCCtctgcaaaactgcttttgaaggcaTAGAGGTACATGAGTGCTGATCACTTTTTCCTATTCCAGTGattgggcactggaacagcatCCTCAGGGTAGTGGTCACAGCCCCAAGCAGCctgagttcaagaagcatttggatgGAGAACATTGTCCAGTTGCTTCTTGAACTCGGGCAAGCTCAGTGCTCAGTGCCATGACCCCTTCACTGGGGAGTCTGTTCCAGGGCCcaaccaccctctcagtgaagaacattttcctgGTACCCAACCTGAATGTGGTAGTCACATCCCAAACACAATCTGAGAGGATGCATAAAGTGATTGTTCCCTTGTACAATAATGCTGTACCATTAAgatataaattttaaaaaaagaaaaaaaaagaaaaaaagatgtataaactaaaaattaaagaacatCAAAGTCAGAACCATCATCAAGTGAGGTGGAGCAGggctaatttatttttctgagtggACATAGGCTGTGAACTAAAATCCACTCTAAAAACTGGGCTGAGGTGGAGCTCTGAACAGCTAGAAATCTTGGCTTAAAGAAAATCATGTGGAGAATACAATGGAAGAACTATGTTGTGGGAGCAAAGAAGATAAGGAGAAAGGGAATAATCACTTTGTTCAACTGAAGAGTGTAATGTGGGTACTCTGACGGCTGTAGAAGGCAGCAATTGCAAGGCAAAGCACTATAAAAATGCAGCATATCCTATGACGCCTGCTCAGAGTGGCAAAAATACTGATGAGACAAAATCTTTGGACAGTCATTccaaaatactgaatatttcCAGAATAAAGATTCTGGCACTTGTCACTTCCTTTTCCTGAAGTTTGACGCTGAGGAAGGGAATCACAATTCTCCCAGCTTGCCAGAATGTCTTCAAAGCAGAGACACTGGGCTACCAGAAGCTGTAAGAAAAGACACAGCAGACAACAGATGATTCCAACCCTATTGCAAATATGGGAGAAGTCAGGTACTCAAACTTCAACTATGTTAGACCATAAGCATGTCTGATCCTCTCATTTGAACTCTTCTGCATAGGTGACTGACAGTGCTTTGAGTCCAGAACCTTTAGAGACATAGCAAAGTCAATTAGAATGAATTAGAATAATAATGGTGGTGTTTTGTATGGAGTGAAATAgagtgtggggcagggaggtgggCAGAAAATCTGCACTCATGTAATTAAGTCTTCTTCATAATATGAATTGTATCAGGACAATCCCAACATTTATGCAAGGACAGCTATGGGGACGAAAGGGAGCCAGCATTTACCACTTGCCCCTCCAACCCATGTTACTCTGAAAAGCACGGTGAAAGTCACTGAACCAAGAGAGGAAGAGATTAGGAACTTTAAGATGTGCAACATGTGGAGAAGGGATTTGGGGATTCTGTCCTCATGGTGGTTTATAACATTTTACATTGAGCAGGCATTGGGAAAGCATTCTATCAGCAACAGATGCTTATCTTTAGTGTTACAAATCTTGACGTGCAGTATGCTTTCACGAATTTTTTCAggcatccttttctttttatgagaAATGTCTTTTCTGGAAGGGTAATTTTGATATtagctcaaaagaaaaaaattcgTCAAAGTTTACAGaagtttttaatatatttgtgtACTATATATGTAGCATCAGTAAAAAACATCCAAATCCTTCATCTCATCTTATGGAACTAAATGTTAGAACTACATAAGAGATGTTGACATAATGACACTTTTTTGAACTTAATTGTGCTGGCTGATGCCAGTGTCCCTTTGTGACGGCCActtcacagaagaggaaagagcCTGTGCTCTGTGGGAACCTCCCCCTTAAATAACATTGTGTTTCTTCTTCCCTAAACATCAAAAGATATCATAGATTATATCTACAATATGAGATGCGATACTGacattcacaaaagaaaaatatcaaatatcCAGCTGCAGATATTCGTCATACTTCTCTGATACAAAATTGCTGTGCATTCTTAACAGCCACTTATTATATAAAGTGataatattcattttttcatttactttaagATCATGATAAACACAATTAATACCTATAATCTACAAAGTTAAAAAGCATTCACTGTTAGATAATAAAAGCGGTGGTTTTCTTTCCCAAGCAAAGAATTCCAAACTTTTCTTATCTTCAGataagataaaagaaaaaaagtgatatgTCATGCAACTGTGTCCAGTGACACTCATAAGCCATTACTCTGGGCACTGGAAAATCCCGTTGCAAATTCACTGCCAGTGTGGAGAAGCACAGTTCAAGCACATTCTTTCGATGTTCAGAAGCAGAAGTAAAAGGAGAGATATGATGCAGGTTCAGATAAAACTAAATGACTTGTTTCATTATAGTAAACAGTTTGATGCAAAATGCAGCATTCTGAAAACATGCATTATCCTGCTATCTGATGTTCTTTTAGAAATTGAGATGAGGTAAAGTTAATACTCTGCCGAGTACCAAAACCTCTTCTCTGTGGAGTATTACCACTCTCGTTAACAAATCACTCATAAAAATGCAGGTCAGGCATTTGGAACCTACATCTAATACTAACAGAAGTCCCATAGAAATGAATTATGGAATTGCTCACTCCAGTTGCAGTGTATAGGAGTAGATAAAAGGGAATATGTCTCTGTGACCTTTATACAGTTTCCCTGCATTTATACACTATGCAATACAGCTTCTGCTGAATGCGATACCGGTGGCTGCAGAGTAAGGGTCATTAGTTCGTCAAAATTACAGGGGAAACATTGAGAGATGGAGACACGTCCGAGAAGCCTTTGTATGGCTGAGACAATATCTCCCAGGATGAAGACTCCATGGCCTCTCTGGGAACCATCTCCAAAGTTGCCCCATGTTTGAAGACAGTGGGATTTAGGGCCAATGTTTATAGTTTCAGTAGGTTCTGTCATATTCTGTCTCCCAGTAATCTATAAAGTCCATTTTCACTTTCCTGCTTCCAGTGTTCTTAttaacactgctttttttctactgGTGTTTCTTTTCTCGTTCccctttttcacttttcctcttCACCCTATTCTCCTGCTTATCTTCAGTCAAGCCTGCTACTGCATTGCACCCAATccccaagaaaacaaagataaaggTAACAAATCCCTagaacaacagcagaaaagtaaaagcaagGTTCATCACCAGATGTTACCCTGATCATTGTGGGCACGGATTGTAAGGTTGCCTCCAACCTCACTTGAATTGAATTCCTATGTTGATGTAACAAACGGGAGAAATCTCCATGAAGTAGGTTTTAACCCTAACTTGTAAAGCTGATAGTCATCTCTTCTCCACATCTCTCCAGTTCCCAGATTCAACTTGGCTGAAATtgtatttgtaagaaaaaataagcaaggTGAGCAAAACTTTCAGATCTGAATCTTGATAAATTTGgaaatgtttgtatttaaattCAAACTAGGACCTGAGCTGATTGTTGTTATGATATAGCAAGAGCTATGTGACAAAATATATAAGCATGCTTTGGGAGAAGGGCAGTTTTGTGTATGAATGTtcatcaagaaaaacaaatcccatTTTGTATATACGGAAATTTACTCTGAAGCAGTTATTTGGGAGACGTGCTCATTTAGAGGAATGCATCAAAACCAAGACTGATAAAACCAGCAAACAAATCATCAGGAATATAGacttcaattttgtttttaaataatttatttgcaaCTTCTTGAAAGGCCAGTTacttaaataattaatttcattaaagAAGATGAAATTCCCATCCAGAAGGAGTCCTCTAAGAAGAGAATTACTCCATTGAGTTCTGTGTAAGAGCATGACCAGTGTTTGCGCTACATAGGATTTAATTTTTCCCCTCACTGTTGCTTGTAGTGGCACAGGATCATCCACAGCAAAGGGACATTATGTGACACTAGTACTGACATATGTGACAGCACTTTCCACGGTGCATCTTAAAAATTCACTGTTTGGGAACCAGTATACATCTACAGACATTTATCTCAGTGTCTACTCTGGCCTGTTTGCACAGCTCATTATGCCCCCTCTGTCTAATGGACTCTTAGATAAGCAGAGAGCAGGCACACAAAAGTGACATCTCCCATCACTACATCAACACAGTCTGCAACTTCCAACACTTTAAATCCCCCTCAGACAATCTAAGATGTGCCTCTTCTTATGTTGTCTGAGGGCAACTGCTCCTCGTTCTCAGCAATGATATCTTTGGCAGATTTGAATGTCACTGCTGATTCAGCTGCGGCGATACAGAAAAGGCTTCCTCACATTTCAGGAACGTTGCCCTGCCAGTTTGAAGGGCAGATGAACCAGTTTTTATAGATCCATCATTTTGTTCTCCtcaaaaaatttaaaaatatgctcTATGAATGTATGGAGCTGCTACATACTCTGAGACATAACAAGGGTTTCCTAAGGCCCTTTGAGTGTCTCTTCACAAAAGCAGTTCATTCAGGAAATTTAAGGTCAGATTCACTGTGTCAGCATAACCACACAATGTACTCTGCAGATGTCAATACCTGGTTTTAGGGAGAATATTCACTAACACACTGGTGAAATCTTACTGGTTCAGCCATGAGCAGTACAGATCCTGAGAAGCAGATAtacttaaatgaaaaacattcttcTTCAACCATTAAGTATTATGTGAACGCAAATTTTCCATATTTAGTGGTGATGAATGTTTTCATAGTCGAGTTTAAACATGAAGCATAAAAGTTCAGTATCTCTGATGaacaacattttatttcagtgcaaagTATTTAAAGATAATCATTAAAAACGAACACACCAACTTCAGACATCTTCTGTTGTCTGTGTAACAATTTTCAGAAggttgaaatattttcaatataaaaaTCACAAGTATGCCATACCACCGTGCTATTCCAGATGCCTGTTCAGCCTTTTGAATAACAAGAGGTCAATTTAATCAAGCCATCATGGCAGACAAATGTAATGATATACCTGCACTGCAAGCGTTTATTGTGTTTGGCAGGTGGTTGTATAGTGGTCAGgcaaagagcagctctgcaatGAGTAGGATATATACTTTATTGTTGGGGTTCAGGGAAAGGATTACATTTGAATTGCTGGCATGTGATTGcttaagaaaaagcaataatGCTCTTGTAGAGGTGAAATGAAAGGCCTTACTTGCCAAGATTGACTATTTCTCAATAGCTCATCCTCTAAACTTTTCCTAACGACAATCTGAATGCCAGATGGAATCTTGAGCAGGGGTAAATGAGttgtgaagaaaacagcaacGACTGCCTTGAATTTGAAAGTGAATTTCAATTTTGCAGTGTtcctgtttttgctgttgttgacAGACCCCCGTATGTTTTACAATGGAACATAAAGTTTACGTGTAACACTGAGGTTTGATATGAACATTTTCTAGACCTGAGCTGCAGACTCCATTTTCCTACTTccctctggagaagagaagctgctCCCACACTGGTGAGTGAGCTCAGGAGATACTCATGAAAGTATCTTAAACAACATAAGGCAGATATCTGGCTTTGAATggtatttgttttccttctattgAATCACGGAAACATCTAGGTTCcaaaaagacctccaaaatcacAGAGTACAACCATCAACCTGATCTACTGAGTCCTATCACTAATCCATGTCCCTTACAGCTCCATCTGTAAGGGACATCTGTATCTTAAAtaacccctggctccacacaggaccacccaaaaatcaaatCCTATTTCTTAAACcatgtccaaatgcttcttgaattcTGGAAGCTTAGGGCCATGGtcactgccctgtgcagcctgttcctgtgtcCAACCATCCTGTGGTGAAGAGCCTTCTCAGTTTTAAGGGAAACAGCTTTAGCCTCTTCCTCAGTTTTAGGACACACCTTTCAGAAGGAGCTGGAAAGATTACAGGAAAGTACTTCGGAAAACAAGAATATCCTTTCTGGGTATTTCTTGTATACTTGCATTACCTCCTCTTTAAAGCTTCAGTCAGATCATTCATAAAACACTTAAAAGAGTGAAAGAAATTCATAAAGCTAAGTTTGAGCAATTTTATTTAAGAAGGTGGATCAAGAATGTAGAGAAATAAGGGCAAAATTAGTTGAACATGTCTTTTGAAGCATACCCAAAGTGCTGCATGCAGATTTCCATTACCATAGTAGTTTTAGAGA is part of the Gallus gallus isolate bGalGal1 chromosome 2, bGalGal1.mat.broiler.GRCg7b, whole genome shotgun sequence genome and harbors:
- the ZFPM2 gene encoding zinc finger protein ZFPM2 isoform X3, with protein sequence MKKASRRHQNRMVMQSQRNRGRFQWRQKIGMGQTSAREQSSLHEQMLKFSGELEVVQKDGERKVQSRQQLPVGTTWGPFTGKMDLNNNTLKTKASVPMVLTAGPKWLLDVTWQGVEDNKNNCIVYSKGGQLWCTTTKAISEGEELIAFVVDFDSRLQAASQMTLTEGMYPARLLDSIQLLPQQAAMASILPTAIVNKDIFPCKSCGIWYRSERNLQAHLMYYCSGRQREGPQLSEESEDSTQQISSVCPFPQCTKSFSNARALEMHLNSHSGVKMEEFLPPGASLKCTVCTYTADSVINFHQHLFSHLTQAAFRCNHCHFGFQTQRELLQHQELHVSGNKIQRESDIEHSPSGNEEGLQPATDLLSRNDVPQGQKTMQTKDASSDTELDKCEKKGPLFLPNQRPETQPATNKQSFSYTKIKSEPSSPRLASSPVQPNIGPSFPMGPFLSQFAFPQDITVVPQASEILAKMSELVHRRLRHGSSNYPPVIYSPLMPKGATCFECNITFNNLDNYLVHKKHYCSSRWQQMAKSPDFSSVPEKMPEAVSPSNGQSSISILNTAPHASDPENQLLQTSCINSSNVLDLIGPNNKGHDKDFTAQTKKLSAASNGDEKINGKPSDVKNPTNPLVEGESDPNKTTCEACNITFSRHETYMVHKQYYCATRHDPPLKRSASNKVPAMQRTMRTRKRRKMYEMCLPEQEQRPPLVQQRFLEVTNLGNPCTSTQESTESLGECYHPRCDIFPGIVSKHLETSLSINKCVPVSKGDTPHSTVSCLEMDVPIDLSKKCLPQSERTSTSPKRLLDYHECTVCKISFNKVENYLAHKQNFCPVTAHQRNDLGQLDSKVFQNPESERNSPDVSYERGIIKCEKNGNSKQPSPNGNLFSTHLATLQGLKVFSEAAQLIATKEENKHLFLPQCLYPGAIKKAKGADQLSPYYGIKPSDYISGSLIIHNTDLDQSTNTESESPKGQAPSNGCAVQKKESLPLLPKNRGMVIVNGGLKQEERPAANPQQENISQNPSHEDGHKSPSWISENPLTANENVSPAVPTAEEQLSSIAKGVNGSSQAPSSGKYCRLCDIQFNNLSNFITHKKFYCSSHAAEHVK
- the ZFPM2 gene encoding zinc finger protein ZFPM2 isoform X1, yielding MSRRKQSKPRQIKRPLEDAIEDEEEECLSEENDTVSKEDFPLEESFSAEFEPENLSCEEVEYFCNKGNEEGIQETPESDGDAKSEKPGQIPVETEDWDGPGELEVVQKDGERKVQSRQQLPVGTTWGPFTGKMDLNNNTLKTKASVPMVLTAGPKWLLDVTWQGVEDNKNNCIVYSKGGQLWCTTTKAISEGEELIAFVVDFDSRLQAASQMTLTEGMYPARLLDSIQLLPQQAAMASILPTAIVNKDIFPCKSCGIWYRSERNLQAHLMYYCSGRQREGPQLSEESEDSTQQISSVCPFPQCTKSFSNARALEMHLNSHSGVKMEEFLPPGASLKCTVCTYTADSVINFHQHLFSHLTQAAFRCNHCHFGFQTQRELLQHQELHVSGNKIQRESDIEHSPSGNEEGLQPATDLLSRNDVPQGQKTMQTKDASSDTELDKCEKKGPLFLPNQRPETQPATNKQSFSYTKIKSEPSSPRLASSPVQPNIGPSFPMGPFLSQFAFPQDITVVPQASEILAKMSELVHRRLRHGSSNYPPVIYSPLMPKGATCFECNITFNNLDNYLVHKKHYCSSRWQQMAKSPDFSSVPEKMPEAVSPSNGQSSISILNTAPHASDPENQLLQTSCINSSNVLDLIGPNNKGHDKDFTAQTKKLSAASNGDEKINGKPSDVKNPTNPLVEGESDPNKTTCEACNITFSRHETYMVHKQYYCATRHDPPLKRSASNKVPAMQRTMRTRKRRKMYEMCLPEQEQRPPLVQQRFLEVTNLGNPCTSTQESTESLGECYHPRCDIFPGIVSKHLETSLSINKCVPVSKGDTPHSTVSCLEMDVPIDLSKKCLPQSERTSTSPKRLLDYHECTVCKISFNKVENYLAHKQNFCPVTAHQRNDLGQLDSKVFQNPESERNSPDVSYERGIIKCEKNGNSKQPSPNGNLFSTHLATLQGLKVFSEAAQLIATKEENKHLFLPQCLYPGAIKKAKGADQLSPYYGIKPSDYISGSLIIHNTDLDQSTNTESESPKGQAPSNGCAVQKKESLPLLPKNRGMVIVNGGLKQEERPAANPQQENISQNPSHEDGHKSPSWISENPLTANENVSPAVPTAEEQLSSIAKGVNGSSQAPSSGKYCRLCDIQFNNLSNFITHKKFYCSSHAAEHVK